One Oryza brachyantha chromosome 3, ObraRS2, whole genome shotgun sequence DNA segment encodes these proteins:
- the LOC102716397 gene encoding protein STRICTOSIDINE SYNTHASE-LIKE 3-like, whose amino-acid sequence MASPAVVALAVAVAAVAAFCGTDPLRMGSMVDFPGFVPHVVELPDASEMPPHADARERLRGAEIRFRGEVQGPESVAFDPLGRGPYTGVADGRVVFWDGARWVYFAHSSPNWTAELCGPKASPLDYLKDEHICGRALGLRFDKRTGDLYIADAYFGLLKVGPDGGLATPLATEAEGVRFNFTNDLDLDDEGNVYFTDSSIHYQRRHFMQLVFSGDPSGRLLKYDPNTKKTTVLHRNLQFPNGVSLSKDGSFLVFCEGSRGRLSRYWLKGEKAGTVDLFAILPGFPDNVRTNEKGEFWVAIHCRRSIYARMVSRNVRLRKFLLSLPIPAKYHYLMQIGGKLHALIIKYSPDGEVADILEDTTGKVVRAVSEVEEKDGKLWIGSVLMPFIAVFDYANAS is encoded by the exons atggcgtcgccggcggtggtggcgctggCGGTCGCGGTGGCGGCTGTGGCGGCGTTCTGCGGGACGGACCCGCTGCGGATGGGCAGCATGGTGGATTTCCCGGGCTTCGTGCCCCACGTCGTGGAGCTCCCCGACGCGTCGGAGATGCCGCCGCACGCGGACGCCCGGGAGCGGCTCCGGGGCGCGGAGATCCGGTTCCGCGGCGAGGTGCAGGGCCCCGAGAGCGTCGCGTTCGACCCGCTCGGCCGCGGGCCCTACACCGGCGTCGCCGACGGCCGCGTCGTGTTCTGGGACGGCGCGCGGTGGGTCTACTTCGCGCACTCCTCCCCCAACTGGACCGCCGAGCTGTGCGGCCCCAAGGCGTCGCCGCTCGACTACCTCAAGGACGAGCACATCTGCGGCCGCGCGCTCGGCCTCCGCTTCGACAAGAGGACGGGCGACCTCTACATCGCCGACGCCTACTTCGGCCTGCTCAAGGTCGGCCCCGACGGCGGCCTCGCCACCCCACTCGCCACCGAGGCCGAGGGCGTGCgcttcaacttcaccaacgACCTCGATCTCGACGACGAGGGCAACGTCTACTTCACTGACAGCAGTATCCACTACCAGAGACG GCACTTCATGCAGTTGGTTTTCTCTGGAGATCCCTCAGGTAGGCTTCTGAAATACGACCCGAACACAAAGAAAACAACAGTTCTCCACCGCAACCTTCAATTTCCCAATGGCGTGTCCTTAAGCAAGGATGGCTCGTTCTTAGTCTTCTGCGAAGGATCTCGTGGCAG GTTGAGCCGATACTGGTTAAAAGGGGAGAAGGCCGGAACAGTGGATCTTTTCGCCATACTGCCTGGGTTTCCAGACAATGTGAGGACCAACGAGAAGGGTGAATTTTGGGTGGCAATCCATTGCAGACGTAGCATATATGCCCGGATGGTGAGTCGCAATGTCAGGCTGAGGAAGTTCTTGCTCAGCCTCCCGATCCCTGCCAAGTACCACTACCTGATGCAGATCGGCGGCAAGCTCCATGCACTGATCATCAAGTACAGCCCTGACGGGGAGGTGGCTGACATCTTGGAGGATACCACAGGGAAGGTGGTAAGAGCCGTCAGTGAAGTGGAGGAGAAGGATGGGAAGCTCTGGATTGGATCCGTTCTTATGCCCTTCATTGCCGTCTTCGACTACGCCAATGCATCTTAG
- the LOC102716673 gene encoding transcriptional adapter ADA2, which yields MGRSRGVPNSGDDDTNHRSKRRRVASSGDASDSLSAAGGGAGEGGGKKALYHCNYCNKDISGKIRIKCSKCPDFDLCVECFSVGAEVTPHRSNHPYRVMDNLSFPLICPDWNADEEILLLEGIEMYGLGNWAEVAEHVGTKGKAQCIDHYTTAYMNSPCYPLPDMSHVNGKNRKELLAMAKVQGESKKGTSVLPGDLTPKDESPFSPPRVKVEDALGEGLAGRSPSHIASGANKKASNVGQFKDGANVAKVEDGHVDRSIGVKKPRYSADEGPSLTELSGYNSKRNEFDPEYDNDAEQALAEMEFKETDSETDRELKLRVLRIYLSRLDERKRRKEFILERNLLFPNPLEKDLTNEDKEVYHRYKVFMRFLSKEEHEALVRSVLEERKIRRRIQELQECRSAGCRTLAEAKIHIEQKRKKEHEVNAQKAKESGQLLSNTKVMHKTNRPMKIESDGNLDQKKGGASLESGGRDSPKTTGHAGTKHWDDWDIVGLPGAELLSANEKVLCCQNKLLPCHYLKMQEVLMQEIFKGSVAKKEDAHVLFKVDPAKVDTVYDMVTKKLGTNEEAPTV from the exons ATGGGGCGATCCCGCGGGGTGCCCAattccggcgacgacgacacgaACCACAG gtcGAAGCGGAGGAGAGTCGCATCGAGCGGTGATGCGTCGGACTCCCtctcggcggccggcgggggaGCCGGAGAGGGTGGTGGGAAGAAGGCGCTGTACCACTGCAACTACTGCAATAAGGACATTTCCGGGAAAATTCGGATCAAGTGCTCCAAGTGCCCCGACTTCGATCTCTGCGTTGAGTGCTTCTCGGTCGGTGCAGAGGTCACCCCACATCGCAGCAACCATCCGTACAGAGTCATG GACAACCTGTCTTTCCCTCTTATTTGTCCAGATTGGAATGCAGATGAGGAAATCCTTCTTCTAGAG GGAATTGAAATGTATGGTCTGGGAAACTGGGCTGAAGTTGCGGAGCATGTTGGCACCAAGGGCAAGGCACAATGCATTGATCATTATACAACTGCATACATGAACTCACCTTGTTATCCCCTTCCG GATATGTCTCATGTAAATGGTAAGAATAGGAAGGAATTGCTTGCCATGGCTAAAGTACAAGGTGAGAGTAAAAAAG GAACTTCAGTGTTACCAGGGGATCTGACCCCTAAGGATGAGTCTCCATTTTCTCCTCCAAGGGTCAA GGTGGAAGATGCACTTGGAGAAGGTTTGGCTGGTCGATCACCTTCACACATAGCTAGTG GTGCAAATAAGAAAGCTTCAAATGTTGGACAATTCAAAGATGGTGCTAATGTAGCTAAAGTTGAAG ATGGTCATGTTGATAGAAGTATAGGCGTGAAAAAACCCCGGTATTCTGCAGATGAAGGGCCTTCTTTGACTGAACTGAGTGGATACAATTCAAAGAGAAATGAGTTTGACCCAGAATATGATAATGATGCTGAACAAGCACTCGCTGAGATGGAGTTTAAAGAAACAGATTCAGAAACTGATCGTGAACTGAAGCTACGGGTATTGCGTATTTACTTGTCAAG GCTtgatgaaagaaaaaggagaaaagagtTCATATTGGAAAGGAACTTACTATTTCCTAATCCTTTGGAGAAGGATCTCACAAATGAAGACAAAGAAGTTTACCATCGCTACAAGGTGTTCATGCGTTTCCTTTCTAAGGAGGAACATGAAGCACTTGTTAGGAGTGTTCTTGAGGAACGAAAAATCCGGAGGAGGATTCAAGAGCTTCAG GAATGTCGTTCTGCTGGATGCCGTACATTGGCTGAAGCAAAGATTCACATAGagcaaaagaggaaaaaggaacaTGAGGTGAATGCCCAGAAAGCTAAGGAAAGTGGTCAGCTTCTATCCAACACTAAAGTGATGCATAAGACAAATCGACCTATGAAAATTGAGTCAGATGGTAATTTGGATCAGAAGAAAGGTGGTGCCAGCTTGGAGTCTGGTGGCAGGGATTCTCCAAAAACAACAGGGCATGCAGGCACTAAACATTGGGATGATTGGGATATAGTTGGTCTTCCTGGGGCAGAACTATTAAGCGCCAAT GAAAAAGTTCTATGCTGTCAGAACAAATTGCTACCCTGTCATTACCTGAAAATGCAGGAGGTGTTGATGCAGGAAATATTCAAGGGTAGTGTCGCCAAGAAGGAAGATGCCCATGTATTGTTTAAGGTTGACCCTGCCAAAGTAGATACTGTTTACGATATGGTGACGAAAAAGTTGGGTACCAATGAGGAGGCCCCAACTGTTTAG
- the LOC102719940 gene encoding uncharacterized protein LOC102719940, whose translation MRKATAASRYASYDSPSPSPSPRRVGTGTGAAATPGYGSRAIVAARSGRGLRGQEAQPPQHGNLGSVLRRLISMDKKPGKNLPVPPAAATAAAAKNNGGGKLPGLSRKLFQKGASSEPKKKALTEVKNGGNSNTRTLAMVLRSERELLTQSKEQEDEIAALRLQLEQKDMEVERLKDLCLRQREEIRTLKDAVLFPDTQPDRHLRDEISTLTGQIQCLAEELAQVKADKHTPKSCFDDGYCSSPRTPVLNEETAFSLECSIGEDDTPNYGSPDEMFSKDLNPCLTPCISKSKSEEYEKSISSHRSGRKAGPDSLSCSSRSRPMSKSSDHHKPTSGSNSKRRVYRSDQDKIHQNLF comes from the exons ATGAGGAAGGCGACCGCGGCGTCGCGCTACGCCTCCTAcgactcgccgtcgccgtcaccgtcgccgcgccgcgtcggaACCGGTacaggcgcggcggcgaccccaGGGTACGGGAGCCGCGCCATTGTGGCGGCCAGATCCGGGCGCGGCCTGCGCGGACAGGAGGCGCAGCCGCCACAGCACGGGAACCTCGGGTCCGTGCTCCGCAGGCTCATCTCCATGGACAAGAAGCCCGGGAAGAATCTTCCCGTGCCTCCCGCCGctgccactgccgccgccgcgaagaACAACGGCGGCGGGAAGCTGCCGGGGCTGTCGCGGAAGCTGTTTCAGAAGGGAGCGTCGTCGGAGCCCAAGAAGAAGGCGCTCACGGAGGTCAAGAACGGCGGCAACAGCAACACGCGGACGCTCGCAATGGTGCTGCGCAGCGAGCGGGAGCTCCTCACCCAGAGCAAGGAACAGGAGGACGAgatcgccgccctccgcctccAGCTCGAGCAGAAGGACATGGAG GTTGAGCGCCTCAAGGATCTGTGCCTTCGGCAGCGGGAGGAGATCAGGACGCTCAAGGACGCCGTGCTCTTCCCTGACACGCAGCCGGACCGCCACCTCCGGGATGAGATCTCCACGCTTACGGGACAGATCCAATGCCTTGCCGAAGAGCTCGCCCAG GTTAAGGCCGATAAACACACGCCAAAGTCATGTTTTGATGACGGATACTGCTCTTCCCCAAGAACGCCGGTGCTTAATGAGGAGACTGCTTTCTCTTTG GAGTGTAGCATTGGAGAAGATGACACACCAAACTACGGTAGCCCAGATGAAATGTTCAGCAAGGATCTTAATCCTTGCCTAACTCCATGCATCTCCAAGAGCAAATCCGAG GAGTATGAGAAATCAATCAGTTCTCATCGCAGTGGCAGGAAAGCCGGACCAGACAGCCTATCCTGCAGCTCCCGTAGCAGGCCAATGTCGAAGAGCTCTGATCATCACAAGCCTACCTCGGGAAGCAACAGTAAGCGGCGAGTATACAGATCGGACCAAGACAAGATCCATCAGAACCTGTTCTAG
- the LOC102720221 gene encoding transmembrane protein 256 homolog: MERRRPVESGDDERRKQKPRASEEDDARKKRAVAMDPMLWHKVAAVSGVAALGLGTYGAHMFRPKNPAYKEVWHTASLYHLVHTAALLGAPVTKHPNVFGGLLTAGIVLFSGTCYTVAYLEDRKYSSTAPLGGFAFIAAWASLLF; this comes from the exons atggagcggcgacgaccggtggaGAGTGGAGACGACGAACGGAGGAAACAGAAGCCGCGAGCGAGCGAGGAAGACGACGCAAGGAAGAAGAGGGCGGTGGCGATGGATCCGATGCTGTGGCACAAggtggccgccgtctccg GGGTTGCTGCCCTTGGACTTGGCACCTATGGCGCGCACATGTTCCGCCCCAAGAACCCCGCGTACAAGGAG GTTTGGCACACCGCGTCCCTCTACCATCTCGTCCACACCGCGGCGTTGCTCGGGGCTCCCGTCACCAAGCACCCCAATGTC TTCGGAGGGCTTCTCACGGCTGGGATTGTTCTCTTCTCTGGAAC GTGCTACACTGTGGCTTATCTTGAAGACAGGAAGTATTCTTCGACGGCACCGTTGGGGGGCTTTGCGTTCATCGCTGCATGGGCCAGTCTGCTCTTCTGA